One Deltaproteobacteria bacterium genomic region harbors:
- the rpoC gene encoding DNA-directed RNA polymerase subunit beta', giving the protein MEDLFSLFEKPKNPLNFNAIRISLASPEKIRSWSHGEVKKPETINYRTFKPERDGLFCAKIFGPTKDYECNCGKYKRMRHRGVVCEKCGVEVIQSKVRRERMGHIDLATPVAHIWFLKSLPSRIGTLLDMTLKELEKVLYFESYVVVDPGTTSLKEGELLTESRYRKLVEEHGPDTFRAEMGAEAVRELLSKLDIDKLFVDLRVEMKEATSEARRKKISKRLKVVSALKNSGNHPEWMILAVVPVIPPDLRPLVPLDGGRFATSDLNDLYRRVINRNNRLKRLMELNAPDIIIRNEKRMLQEAVDALFDNGRRGRAITGPNKRPLKSLSDMLKGKSGRFRQNLLGKRVDYSGRSVIVVGPELRLHQCGLPKKMALELFKPFIYNKLEERGYVTTIKSAKKMVEKERPEVWDILDEVIREHPVLLNRAPTLHRLGIQAFEPILIEGKAIQLHPLVCAAYNADFDGDQMAVHVPLSVEAQVEARALMMSTNNILSPAHGKPIIVPTQDIVLGLYFMTREHLGTQGQGRTFANFDEVRIAYDQGEVDLQARIRVRVPAALGGNGQVIDSTVGRVLLYEIVPPEIAFAEVNKVMKKKELGTLIDLSYRHAGNKATVIFADRLKDLGYEQATKAGISIGIKDMVIPPSKHTLLDEANAAVREIEDQYNKGLITDGERYNKVVDIWAEVTDRIADEMLRELGTQEVRDTDGNVRRIPSFNPIFMMADSGARGSAQQIRQLAGMRGLMAKPSGEIIETPITANFREGLTVLQYFISTHGARKGLADTALKTANSGYLTRRLVDVAQDSIITEQDCGTLDGIEMTPLVEGGEVIEGLGDRVLGRVALEDIRDPFTNNVIVHANDEIDEAKVAAIEEAGLERVKIRSVLTCQSRQGVCMQCYGRDLARGHLVNLGEAIGVIAAQSIGEPGTQLTMRTFHIGGTASRRAEQTALDARNEGFLKLINVSTVEGKDGDLVVMSRNGEVAIVDYPEPKRERERERYPIVYGAKLKKRDGAKVKAGEMIAEWDPYTIPIVTEASGVVKFGDIIEGITMEEKVDERTGLSTKVVVDTKDVDKRPRVTIKDTTGQTAKVTGGSGEARYLLPVGAHLNVIEGQPVAAGDVIAKMPRETTKTKDITGGLPRVAELFEARKPKEFAVISEIDGIISFGKDTKGKRKVIVTPEVGEAREYLIPKGKHISVHEGDYVKAGEPLMDGSSNPHDILTILGEKALAKYLVDEVQEIYRLQGVRINDKHIEVIVRQMLRRVRIKEVGDTDFLIGDQVEKWRFEEENERVLGRGGQPAVAEPLLLGITKASLSTESFISAASFQETTKVLTEAAINGKVDRLVGLKENVIMGRLIPAGTGVPKYAKMEGVTEEPAAAEEPLPAPEVAPEAVA; this is encoded by the coding sequence ATGGAAGACTTGTTCAGCCTCTTCGAGAAACCCAAGAACCCTCTGAACTTCAACGCCATTCGCATCTCGCTGGCGTCGCCGGAGAAGATCCGGTCGTGGTCGCACGGCGAGGTGAAGAAGCCCGAGACCATCAACTATCGCACGTTCAAGCCCGAGCGGGATGGGCTCTTCTGCGCGAAGATCTTCGGCCCCACCAAGGACTACGAGTGCAACTGCGGCAAGTACAAGCGCATGCGCCACCGCGGCGTCGTGTGCGAGAAGTGCGGCGTCGAGGTGATCCAGTCGAAGGTGCGGCGCGAGCGCATGGGCCACATCGACCTCGCCACACCCGTGGCGCACATCTGGTTCCTCAAGAGCCTTCCCTCGCGCATCGGCACGCTCCTCGACATGACGCTCAAGGAGCTCGAGAAGGTCCTCTACTTCGAGTCCTACGTCGTCGTGGACCCCGGGACGACGTCGCTCAAGGAGGGCGAGCTCCTCACCGAGAGCCGCTACCGCAAGCTCGTCGAGGAGCACGGGCCCGACACCTTCCGCGCCGAGATGGGCGCCGAGGCCGTCCGCGAGCTGCTCTCCAAGCTCGACATCGACAAGCTCTTCGTCGATCTGCGGGTCGAGATGAAGGAGGCGACGAGCGAGGCACGGCGGAAGAAGATCTCCAAGCGCCTGAAGGTCGTCTCGGCGCTCAAGAACTCCGGCAACCACCCGGAGTGGATGATCCTCGCGGTCGTCCCGGTGATCCCGCCCGACCTCCGGCCGCTCGTGCCGCTCGACGGCGGCCGGTTCGCCACCTCGGACCTGAACGACCTCTACCGGCGCGTGATCAACCGCAACAATCGCCTGAAGCGCCTCATGGAGCTCAACGCGCCCGACATCATCATCCGCAACGAGAAGCGGATGCTGCAGGAGGCGGTCGACGCGCTCTTCGACAACGGCCGCCGCGGCCGCGCCATCACCGGCCCGAACAAGCGTCCCCTCAAGTCGCTCTCCGACATGCTGAAGGGGAAGAGCGGGCGCTTCCGCCAGAACCTCCTCGGCAAGCGCGTCGACTACTCGGGCCGCTCGGTGATCGTCGTCGGCCCCGAGCTGCGGCTCCACCAGTGCGGGCTGCCGAAGAAGATGGCGCTCGAGCTGTTCAAACCCTTCATCTACAACAAGCTCGAGGAGCGCGGCTACGTCACGACCATCAAGAGCGCGAAGAAGATGGTCGAGAAGGAGCGGCCCGAGGTCTGGGACATCCTCGACGAGGTGATCCGCGAGCACCCGGTCCTCTTGAACCGCGCCCCGACGCTCCACCGGCTCGGCATTCAGGCGTTCGAGCCGATCCTCATCGAGGGCAAGGCGATCCAGCTCCACCCCCTCGTCTGCGCCGCCTACAACGCCGACTTCGACGGCGACCAGATGGCGGTGCACGTGCCCCTCTCGGTCGAGGCGCAGGTCGAGGCCCGTGCCCTCATGATGTCGACCAACAACATCCTCTCGCCGGCGCACGGGAAACCGATCATCGTGCCGACGCAGGACATCGTGCTCGGCCTCTACTTCATGACCCGTGAGCACCTCGGCACCCAGGGGCAGGGTCGCACCTTCGCCAACTTCGACGAGGTCCGGATCGCCTACGACCAGGGCGAGGTCGACCTGCAGGCGCGCATCCGGGTGCGCGTCCCCGCCGCGCTGGGCGGCAACGGGCAGGTCATCGATTCGACCGTCGGCCGTGTCCTCCTCTACGAGATCGTCCCGCCCGAGATCGCCTTCGCCGAGGTCAACAAGGTCATGAAGAAGAAGGAGCTCGGGACCTTGATCGACCTCTCCTACCGCCACGCCGGCAACAAGGCGACGGTGATCTTCGCCGACCGGCTGAAGGACCTCGGCTACGAGCAGGCGACCAAGGCCGGCATCTCGATCGGCATCAAGGACATGGTGATTCCCCCGAGCAAGCACACGCTCCTCGACGAGGCCAACGCCGCCGTGCGGGAGATCGAGGACCAGTACAACAAGGGCCTCATCACGGACGGCGAGCGCTACAACAAGGTGGTCGACATCTGGGCCGAGGTGACCGACCGCATCGCCGACGAGATGCTGCGCGAGCTCGGCACGCAGGAGGTGCGCGACACCGACGGCAACGTCCGGCGTATCCCGTCCTTCAACCCGATCTTCATGATGGCCGACTCGGGCGCGCGCGGCTCCGCCCAGCAGATCCGCCAGCTGGCCGGCATGCGTGGCCTCATGGCGAAGCCGTCGGGCGAGATCATCGAGACCCCGATCACCGCCAACTTCCGCGAGGGTCTCACCGTGCTCCAGTACTTCATCTCGACGCACGGCGCGCGGAAGGGCCTCGCCGACACGGCGCTCAAGACCGCCAACTCGGGGTATCTGACGCGCCGGCTGGTCGACGTCGCCCAGGACTCGATCATCACCGAGCAGGACTGCGGGACGCTCGACGGCATCGAGATGACGCCGCTCGTCGAGGGCGGCGAGGTCATCGAAGGCCTCGGGGACCGCGTCCTCGGCCGGGTCGCGCTCGAGGACATCCGGGACCCGTTCACCAACAACGTCATCGTGCACGCCAACGACGAGATCGACGAGGCCAAGGTGGCGGCCATCGAGGAGGCGGGCCTCGAACGGGTGAAGATCCGCTCCGTGCTCACCTGCCAGTCCCGCCAAGGCGTCTGCATGCAGTGCTACGGGCGTGATCTGGCGCGGGGGCACCTCGTCAACCTCGGCGAGGCGATCGGCGTCATCGCCGCGCAGTCGATCGGCGAGCCGGGCACGCAGCTCACGATGCGGACCTTCCACATCGGCGGCACGGCCAGCCGGCGCGCGGAGCAGACGGCGCTCGACGCGCGCAACGAGGGGTTCTTGAAGCTCATCAACGTGAGCACGGTCGAGGGCAAGGACGGCGACCTCGTCGTCATGAGCCGGAACGGCGAGGTGGCGATCGTCGACTACCCCGAGCCGAAGCGCGAGCGGGAGCGTGAGCGCTACCCGATCGTCTACGGCGCCAAGCTCAAGAAGCGTGACGGGGCCAAGGTGAAGGCGGGCGAGATGATCGCCGAGTGGGATCCCTACACCATCCCCATCGTCACCGAGGCGAGCGGCGTCGTGAAGTTCGGCGACATCATCGAGGGGATCACCATGGAGGAGAAGGTCGACGAGCGAACCGGCCTCTCCACCAAGGTCGTCGTCGACACCAAGGACGTGGACAAGCGGCCGCGCGTGACGATCAAGGACACCACGGGCCAGACCGCCAAGGTGACGGGCGGCAGCGGCGAGGCCCGGTACCTGCTCCCGGTCGGCGCCCACCTGAACGTGATCGAGGGCCAGCCGGTGGCGGCCGGCGACGTGATCGCCAAGATGCCGCGCGAGACGACCAAGACCAAGGACATCACCGGCGGTCTGCCGCGCGTCGCCGAGCTGTTCGAGGCCCGCAAGCCGAAGGAGTTCGCGGTCATCAGCGAGATCGACGGCATCATCTCCTTCGGCAAGGACACCAAGGGCAAGCGCAAGGTCATCGTGACGCCCGAGGTCGGCGAGGCGCGCGAGTACCTGATCCCCAAGGGCAAGCACATCAGCGTCCATGAAGGGGACTACGTGAAGGCCGGCGAGCCGCTGATGGACGGCAGCTCCAACCCCCACGACATCCTCACCATCCTCGGCGAGAAGGCGCTCGCCAAGTACCTGGTCGACGAGGTGCAGGAGATCTACCGCCTGCAGGGCGTTCGCATCAACGACAAGCACATCGAGGTCATCGTCCGCCAGATGCTCCGCCGAGTGCGCATCAAGGAGGTCGGCGACACCGACTTCCTGATCGGCGACCAGGTGGAGAAGTGGCGCTTCGAGGAGGAGAACGAGCGGGTCCTCGGCCGCGGCGGACAGCCGGCCGTGGCCGAGCCGCTGCTGCTCGGCATCACCAAGGCCAGCCTCTCGACCGAGAGCTTCATCTCCGCGGCGTCCTTCCAGGAGACCACCAAGGTCCTCACCGAGGCGGCCATCAACGGAAAGGTCGACCGGC